In one Modestobacter sp. L9-4 genomic region, the following are encoded:
- a CDS encoding chromosome partitioning protein, with amino-acid sequence MALQVFTAVTGAAWESELVGALDREDHGVTVVRRCVDVGDLLAAATTGTGQAVLLSAELRRLDGAAVARLTAAGIAVVGLVEPGDTRATDRLRQWGVGRVLSADADPETIARALREAVTGELTAGHEVGDPRAALPVLGLPPAESARPAGRGRVVAVWGPTGAPGRTTVAVALADEAARLDVSTLLVDADVYGGVVAQVLGLLDESPGLVAATRQASAGTLDLAALARLAWAVTPQLRVLTGLARADRWPELRPSGVEVVLEEARRLAALTVVDCGFAVEEDEELSFDTAAPRRNGATLAVLAAADEVLCVSGADPVALQRTVRALGELRDVLPDVEPLVVVNQVRRGPVPGDPQREITAALDRFTGRQVHAFLPADRRATDAALAAGRTLAEAAPGSPLRAALRTLAAGLAGVPAPAGRRGRRRA; translated from the coding sequence ATGGCGCTGCAGGTCTTCACCGCCGTCACCGGGGCGGCCTGGGAGTCCGAGCTGGTGGGCGCCCTGGACCGCGAGGACCACGGCGTCACCGTCGTCCGCCGGTGCGTCGACGTCGGCGACCTGCTGGCGGCCGCCACGACCGGCACCGGCCAGGCGGTGCTGCTCTCGGCCGAGCTCCGCCGGCTCGACGGCGCCGCGGTCGCCCGGCTCACCGCCGCCGGCATCGCCGTCGTCGGGCTGGTCGAGCCGGGGGACACCCGCGCCACCGACCGGCTGCGCCAGTGGGGCGTCGGGCGGGTGCTGTCCGCCGACGCCGACCCCGAGACGATCGCCCGCGCGCTGCGCGAGGCCGTGACCGGCGAGCTCACGGCCGGGCACGAGGTCGGCGACCCGCGCGCCGCCCTGCCGGTGCTCGGGCTGCCGCCTGCCGAGTCGGCCCGCCCGGCCGGCCGTGGCCGGGTGGTCGCGGTGTGGGGCCCGACCGGGGCGCCGGGCCGGACGACGGTCGCGGTCGCCCTGGCCGACGAGGCCGCCCGCCTGGACGTGTCGACGCTGCTGGTCGACGCCGACGTGTACGGGGGCGTCGTCGCCCAGGTGCTCGGCCTGCTCGACGAGTCCCCGGGCCTGGTCGCCGCCACCCGGCAGGCCTCGGCTGGCACGCTCGACCTCGCCGCCCTGGCCCGGCTGGCGTGGGCCGTCACCCCGCAGCTGCGGGTGCTCACCGGGCTGGCCCGTGCCGACCGGTGGCCGGAACTGCGCCCCTCCGGCGTGGAGGTCGTGCTCGAGGAGGCCCGCCGGCTCGCCGCCCTCACCGTCGTCGACTGCGGGTTCGCGGTGGAGGAGGACGAGGAGCTGTCCTTCGACACCGCCGCGCCCCGCCGCAACGGGGCGACCCTCGCCGTCCTCGCCGCCGCCGACGAGGTGCTCTGCGTCAGCGGGGCCGACCCGGTCGCCCTGCAGCGCACCGTCCGCGCACTGGGCGAGCTGCGCGACGTGCTGCCCGACGTCGAGCCGCTCGTGGTGGTCAACCAGGTGCGGCGCGGCCCGGTCCCCGGTGACCCGCAGCGCGAGATCACCGCGGCGCTCGACCGGTTCACCGGCCGGCAGGTGCACGCCTTCCTGCCCGCCGACCGTCGGGCCACCGACGCCGCACTCGCCGCCGGCCGGACGCTGGCCGAGGCCGCGCCCGGGTCGCCGCTGCGGGCCGCGCTCCGCACGCTGGCCGCCGGGCTGGCCGGGGTGCCCGCCCCCGCCGGCCGCCGCGGACGCCGCCGGGCCTGA
- a CDS encoding WXG100 family type VII secretion target, with amino-acid sequence MKVDIATLNTMAGQCQAEAADTTARHATLSAGINSSVLEGWTDSQAAVQFSELYEKWRLSSQGVSDALTGMGQLLNNVASAYQQHESEMAARIGALL; translated from the coding sequence ATGAAGGTCGACATCGCGACGCTCAACACGATGGCCGGGCAGTGCCAGGCGGAGGCCGCGGACACCACCGCCCGGCACGCCACGCTGTCGGCGGGGATCAACAGCTCGGTGCTGGAGGGCTGGACCGACAGCCAGGCCGCGGTGCAGTTCAGCGAGCTGTACGAGAAGTGGCGGCTGTCCAGCCAGGGGGTCAGCGACGCGCTGACCGGCATGGGTCAGCTGCTGAACAACGTCGCCTCGGCCTACCAGCAGCACGAGAGCGAGATGGCGGCCCGGATCGGCGCGCTGCTCTGA
- a CDS encoding DUF6758 family protein: MSVSPVCPRCGEVLQVRPGSTGEGWCHVHAAVTPLHHTAVLAHDAISAVCADARVPAWVPDPLPGGWAVTGLAWGGEPGARAIVVALAGPGPVGGPAEMVLVAEEPGTGLGCGYAGLPGVDPGDLVSGPSHAGIEASGQRAPLWAVPTVDDRAAYVGEAQGVWLWLVTWPASAAWLLAEDLSLLDLRDRVYPDLPLGPPTDRLLPGR, translated from the coding sequence ATGAGCGTGTCCCCGGTGTGCCCGCGGTGCGGGGAGGTCCTGCAGGTCCGCCCCGGTTCGACGGGTGAGGGCTGGTGTCACGTGCACGCCGCCGTCACCCCGCTGCACCACACCGCCGTCCTCGCCCACGACGCGATCAGCGCCGTCTGCGCCGACGCGCGCGTCCCGGCCTGGGTGCCCGACCCGCTGCCCGGCGGCTGGGCGGTCACCGGGCTCGCGTGGGGCGGTGAGCCCGGCGCCCGGGCGATCGTCGTCGCCCTCGCCGGCCCCGGGCCCGTGGGCGGCCCGGCCGAGATGGTGCTCGTCGCCGAGGAGCCGGGCACCGGCCTGGGCTGCGGCTACGCCGGGCTGCCCGGCGTCGACCCCGGTGACCTGGTGTCCGGGCCCTCCCACGCCGGGATCGAGGCCTCCGGCCAGCGGGCGCCGCTGTGGGCGGTGCCGACCGTCGACGACCGGGCCGCCTACGTGGGGGAGGCCCAGGGCGTGTGGCTGTGGCTGGTCACGTGGCCCGCGTCGGCGGCCTGGCTGCTGGCCGAGGACCTGTCCCTGCTCGACCTGCGCGACCGGGTGTACCCCGATCTGCCGCTGGGACCTCCGACCGACCGGCTGCTGCCCGGCCGTTGA
- a CDS encoding FtsK/SpoIIIE domain-containing protein, giving the protein MTPPDREPAVRTWTVHGLGGAVDVDVRAPDDASLADVLGPLGHQLGAPGALLWSGSGALPVDTPLTAAPLRHGAVLGLGRPGPRPSPSTGSGALELHVVGGPDAGRALPLEQGDLVLGRGAGCALPLADPDVSRRHAVVSVAEGRVRVADLGSSNGSSLTAGPGGPVRLTAELREWPVGATLRLGASALRLTGPRGATLQCSPAPGGRVLVRPLRAVPGPTGAGEVRLPAPPPEVPRRRLGWVAVLLPAVGGVLMAWLLSAPHFLFFALLSPVVAVATWSSDRLSGRRARRRDVAEHAAALAGAHAELDAAVAADLAARDEAHPDPARLTAAARRRSSPLWSRGGDEVLLTRLGTGPGTTAVTRIDPDGSRAPARTGHVPVTVPLAGTGGLGIVGPRPVALAAARALVCQLAVLVPPSDLRIVLLCGSREAVDWRWARWLPHLVASRTDATSPLPELLGPGGGGGPHTLVLLDGPLDQPTAAAVAGAPGVLRLDLADTEPGLALPALARLQVTGETGTTARLRMPCADQEQLLTLDATTEGTAERLARDLAALAGPVRAGGLPDAARLLDLPADGLSLAAGAERTGGSWSRTRARLTAVLGATDQGPLSIDLVADGPHALVAGTTGSGKSELLQTLVASLALHHPPDRCSFLLVDYKGGAAFGEAAALPHTVGVLTDLDPQSTARALRSLSAELTRRERLLAEHGARDLDQVPAEVPAGRLVIVVDEFATLAEELPGFVTGLVGIAQRGRSLGVHLVLATQRPAGVVSPEIRANCSLRICLRTTDEGDARDVLGSTLPAALPPDRPGRAYLRAGNGAPVLLQVARVSTGADAAGAPVSVTRRPWPAVPTLPRTPGAVTGPTDLQRLVRAVGDRARADGTAAPDRPWLPPLPDRLPATALDPTTAGTPATVLRIGLQDSPDAQLQSPLELDLAAGGGWLLVGGPRSGRSTALQTVVGEAVHQLPPARLQVHALDHGGGAVQALVAGLPHAGTTVGRDDAHRSVRLVARLVAEVDRRRAGATGEEPLLLLLVDGWESLTAQLEEADPAAGAGGLLRLVRDGAAVGLTVVLTAERAVPGSRLASAVRSRLVLPLPDRADYAVAGIAARAVPGRRPPGRALLGEDAVECQLALPRLPVDPCARPAATSTLRVVELPADPELPLPPVDDGTAGGLALLLGPGGDDGGPVEIDVSRTGGLLVVGPPGSGRSATLQALGRHCRAAGVPVVALVAPRDAGDGGISRSDAAGLRAWVAAQDGRRAVVLADDLPALPDDVADVLGAAGGQLLVLASGTAAELAASFRGAAVGLRRSRTALLLRPAVGDAELLGLRVPRTPLPARPGSGWLVDARGATRVQVARHRTEAGER; this is encoded by the coding sequence GTGACCCCACCCGACCGGGAGCCCGCCGTCCGGACCTGGACCGTGCACGGGCTCGGGGGAGCCGTCGACGTCGACGTCCGGGCACCGGACGACGCCTCGCTCGCCGACGTGCTCGGCCCGCTCGGGCACCAGCTGGGGGCGCCGGGCGCACTGCTGTGGTCGGGGTCGGGCGCCCTGCCGGTCGACACCCCGCTGACCGCCGCCCCGCTGCGCCACGGTGCCGTGCTGGGGCTGGGGCGTCCCGGGCCGCGCCCCAGCCCCAGCACCGGGTCCGGCGCCCTGGAGCTGCACGTGGTGGGCGGCCCGGACGCCGGGCGAGCGCTCCCGCTGGAGCAGGGCGACCTGGTGCTGGGGCGCGGCGCCGGGTGCGCGCTGCCGCTCGCCGACCCGGACGTCTCCCGTCGGCACGCGGTCGTCTCGGTGGCCGAGGGACGGGTGCGGGTGGCCGACCTCGGCTCGTCCAACGGGTCGTCGCTGACCGCCGGGCCGGGCGGGCCGGTCCGGCTGACGGCAGAGCTCCGGGAGTGGCCGGTCGGCGCCACGCTGCGGCTCGGCGCGAGCGCACTGCGGCTGACCGGGCCCCGGGGCGCGACCCTGCAGTGCTCCCCCGCTCCCGGCGGCCGGGTCCTCGTGCGGCCGCTGCGAGCCGTGCCGGGGCCGACGGGCGCCGGTGAGGTGCGCCTGCCGGCCCCGCCGCCCGAGGTCCCGCGCCGGCGCCTGGGCTGGGTGGCCGTCCTGCTGCCCGCGGTCGGCGGCGTGCTGATGGCCTGGCTGCTGTCGGCGCCGCACTTCCTGTTCTTCGCCCTGCTCAGCCCGGTGGTCGCGGTGGCGACCTGGTCCTCCGACCGGCTGTCCGGACGCCGCGCCCGCCGTCGCGACGTCGCCGAGCACGCGGCCGCGCTGGCCGGTGCGCACGCCGAGCTCGACGCCGCGGTGGCCGCCGACCTCGCCGCCCGGGACGAGGCGCACCCGGACCCGGCGCGGCTGACCGCTGCGGCCCGCCGGCGGTCCAGCCCGCTGTGGTCCCGCGGCGGGGACGAGGTCCTGCTGACCCGCCTCGGCACCGGCCCCGGCACGACGGCTGTGACCCGGATCGACCCCGACGGCTCTCGGGCGCCGGCGCGGACCGGGCACGTGCCCGTCACCGTGCCGCTGGCCGGCACCGGCGGTCTGGGGATCGTCGGGCCGCGGCCGGTCGCCCTCGCCGCCGCCCGCGCGCTCGTGTGCCAGCTCGCGGTCCTGGTCCCCCCGTCCGACCTGCGCATCGTGCTGCTCTGCGGGTCCCGGGAGGCGGTGGACTGGCGGTGGGCCCGGTGGCTGCCGCACCTGGTCGCCAGCCGGACCGACGCGACGTCACCGCTCCCCGAGCTCCTCGGGCCCGGGGGCGGCGGCGGACCGCACACGCTCGTGCTGCTCGACGGCCCCCTCGACCAGCCGACCGCGGCGGCGGTGGCCGGCGCGCCCGGCGTCCTGCGTCTCGACCTCGCCGACACCGAGCCCGGGCTGGCCCTCCCCGCCCTGGCCCGGCTCCAGGTGACCGGCGAGACCGGCACCACGGCACGACTGCGCATGCCCTGCGCGGACCAGGAACAGCTGCTCACCCTGGACGCCACGACCGAGGGCACCGCCGAGCGGCTCGCCCGCGACCTCGCCGCACTGGCCGGGCCGGTGCGCGCCGGCGGACTGCCCGACGCCGCACGGCTGCTCGACCTGCCCGCCGACGGGCTGTCGCTGGCCGCGGGGGCCGAGCGCACCGGTGGGAGCTGGTCCCGCACGCGGGCCCGCCTCACCGCGGTCCTGGGCGCCACCGACCAGGGACCGCTGTCGATCGACCTGGTCGCCGACGGGCCGCATGCCCTGGTCGCCGGCACCACCGGGTCGGGGAAGTCCGAGCTGCTGCAGACACTGGTGGCCAGCCTCGCGCTGCACCACCCGCCGGACCGCTGCAGCTTCCTGCTGGTCGACTACAAGGGCGGCGCGGCCTTCGGCGAGGCCGCCGCCCTGCCGCACACCGTCGGCGTGCTGACCGACCTGGACCCGCAGTCCACGGCGCGGGCGTTGCGCTCGTTGTCCGCGGAGCTCACGCGGCGCGAACGGCTGCTCGCCGAGCACGGCGCGCGCGACCTCGACCAGGTGCCGGCCGAGGTCCCCGCCGGCCGGCTGGTGATCGTCGTCGACGAGTTCGCGACGCTCGCCGAGGAGCTGCCCGGGTTCGTCACCGGTCTCGTCGGCATCGCCCAGCGCGGCCGCTCGCTCGGCGTCCACCTGGTGCTGGCCACCCAGCGTCCCGCCGGCGTGGTCAGCCCCGAGATCCGGGCCAACTGCTCGCTGCGGATCTGCCTGCGCACCACCGACGAGGGCGACGCCCGCGACGTGCTCGGCAGCACGCTGCCCGCCGCGCTGCCCCCCGACCGACCGGGCCGGGCCTACCTGCGCGCCGGCAACGGCGCCCCGGTCCTGCTCCAGGTGGCGCGGGTGTCGACCGGGGCCGACGCGGCGGGCGCACCCGTCTCGGTCACCCGCCGTCCGTGGCCCGCGGTGCCCACCCTGCCCCGGACGCCCGGTGCGGTGACCGGGCCGACCGACCTGCAGCGGCTGGTCCGCGCCGTGGGCGACCGGGCGCGGGCCGACGGCACCGCTGCGCCCGACCGGCCGTGGCTGCCACCGCTGCCCGACCGGTTGCCGGCCACCGCACTGGACCCCACGACGGCGGGGACGCCCGCGACCGTGCTGCGGATCGGGCTGCAGGACTCCCCCGATGCGCAGCTGCAGTCCCCGCTGGAGCTCGACCTGGCCGCGGGCGGAGGCTGGCTGCTCGTCGGCGGCCCCCGCAGCGGGCGCAGCACCGCCCTGCAGACGGTCGTCGGCGAGGCGGTGCACCAGCTGCCCCCGGCCCGGCTCCAGGTGCACGCCCTGGACCACGGCGGCGGCGCGGTCCAGGCCCTGGTCGCCGGCCTCCCGCACGCGGGCACCACCGTCGGCCGGGACGACGCGCACCGCAGCGTGCGGCTGGTGGCCCGGCTGGTCGCCGAGGTCGACCGCCGCCGGGCCGGCGCGACGGGCGAGGAGCCGCTCCTGCTGCTGCTCGTCGACGGCTGGGAGAGCCTGACGGCCCAGCTGGAGGAGGCCGACCCGGCGGCCGGTGCGGGCGGCCTGCTGCGGCTGGTGCGCGACGGCGCGGCGGTGGGGCTGACCGTCGTGCTCACCGCCGAGCGGGCGGTCCCGGGCAGCCGGCTGGCCTCCGCCGTGCGCAGCCGGCTGGTGCTGCCGCTGCCCGACCGCGCCGACTACGCGGTGGCCGGGATCGCGGCCCGCGCCGTCCCGGGTCGCCGCCCACCCGGCCGGGCGCTGCTGGGTGAGGACGCCGTCGAGTGTCAGCTGGCCCTGCCCCGGCTGCCGGTGGACCCCTGCGCCCGGCCTGCCGCCACCTCGACGCTCCGGGTCGTGGAGCTGCCCGCCGACCCCGAGCTGCCCCTGCCCCCGGTCGACGACGGCACCGCGGGCGGGCTGGCGCTGCTCCTGGGGCCCGGTGGTGACGACGGCGGACCCGTCGAGATCGACGTCTCCCGGACCGGCGGGCTGCTGGTCGTCGGCCCGCCGGGCAGCGGGCGGTCCGCCACGCTGCAGGCCCTCGGCCGGCACTGCCGGGCGGCCGGTGTCCCGGTGGTCGCGCTGGTGGCCCCGCGCGACGCCGGTGACGGCGGCATCTCCCGCAGCGACGCCGCGGGGTTGCGCGCCTGGGTCGCCGCGCAGGACGGCCGGCGTGCGGTCGTACTCGCCGACGACCTGCCGGCCCTGCCCGACGACGTCGCCGACGTGCTGGGCGCCGCGGGTGGTCAGCTGCTGGTGCTGGCCTCCGGCACGGCCGCGGAGCTCGCCGCCTCGTTCCGGGGGGCTGCGGTCGGCCTGCGGCGCAGCCGCACCGCCCTGCTGCTCCGCCCAGCGGTCGGTGACGCCGAGCTGCTCGGGCTGCGGGTGCCCCGCACCCCGCTCCCGGCCCGGCCGGGCTCGGGCTGGCTGGTGGACGCCCGCGGCGCGACGCGGGTCCAGGTCGCCCGCCACCGGACGGAGGCGGGCGAGCGGTGA
- a CDS encoding NUDIX domain-containing protein has protein sequence MDEPAPDDARPEVPCVGAVVHDAQGRLLLIRRGHAPSAGLWSVPGGRMEAGETQEQAVVRELAEETGLAVRPVRPLGAVRIDGDGVVFLVTDWLCTLADPGQQPVAGDDADDAAFVDTTGLAALDMAPGVVTALSGWDVLPRS, from the coding sequence GTGGACGAACCGGCTCCGGACGACGCCAGGCCCGAGGTGCCGTGCGTGGGCGCGGTGGTGCACGACGCGCAGGGCCGGCTGCTGCTGATCCGCCGCGGGCACGCTCCCAGTGCCGGGCTGTGGTCGGTGCCCGGTGGGCGGATGGAGGCCGGGGAGACCCAGGAGCAGGCCGTCGTCCGGGAGCTGGCCGAGGAGACCGGGCTGGCGGTGCGGCCGGTGCGGCCGCTGGGCGCGGTGCGCATCGACGGGGACGGCGTGGTCTTCCTGGTCACCGACTGGCTGTGCACGCTCGCCGACCCCGGTCAGCAGCCGGTCGCCGGTGACGACGCGGACGATGCGGCGTTCGTCGACACCACCGGGCTCGCTGCGCTGGACATGGCGCCCGGGGTGGTCACCGCGCTCTCGGGCTGGGACGTCCTCCCCCGCTCCTGA
- a CDS encoding wax ester/triacylglycerol synthase family O-acyltransferase has protein sequence MVDRLTALDASFLYLEEPGTPMHVGAVLVLDRPSGEFDLETLVELVRARLPLVPRYRQKVVEVPGHLANPAWVDDPDFDLGYHVRRSALPRPGTEEQLLDLVARLTARPLDRSRPLWEMYLVEGLAGDRTAVVTKTHPALVDGLGAIDIAQVILDPDPAAGTTPLPAADPWLPRRPPGAAALVWEAVEDYLRRPSDVLETARTAVGDVRATAVRWAGVAGGLAAALARTAVSPAPASSLNAPIGRQRRVAVARATLDDLRVVRAAHGGTVNDVLLTVITGALREWLLSRGEPVVSSTTVRALVPVSVRGEDDAAAGEVRSFLVDLPVGEPNPRVRLTRISYAMRGVAPSGQSVGAGTLSALSGFAPPTLHALGARAASGLSRRLFNLVVINVPGPQVPLYAGGARMAEVFPVVPLVRGQGLAIGLTSYDGTVYVGLNGDRDSVSDVDVLADLIEQEVGQLVEAATA, from the coding sequence GTGGTCGATCGGCTGACCGCGTTGGATGCGTCCTTCCTGTACCTGGAAGAGCCCGGCACCCCGATGCACGTCGGCGCCGTCCTGGTGCTGGACCGCCCGTCCGGCGAGTTCGACCTCGAGACGCTCGTCGAGCTGGTGCGTGCACGCCTGCCGCTGGTGCCGCGGTACCGGCAGAAGGTGGTCGAGGTGCCCGGGCACCTGGCCAACCCCGCCTGGGTCGACGACCCCGACTTCGACCTCGGCTACCACGTGCGTCGGTCGGCGCTGCCTCGGCCCGGCACCGAGGAGCAGCTGCTGGACCTGGTCGCCCGGCTGACCGCCCGGCCGCTGGACCGCAGCCGTCCGCTCTGGGAGATGTACCTCGTGGAGGGGTTGGCCGGCGACCGCACCGCCGTCGTCACCAAGACCCACCCGGCGCTGGTCGACGGACTGGGCGCGATCGACATCGCCCAGGTCATCCTCGACCCCGACCCCGCGGCGGGCACCACCCCGCTGCCCGCGGCCGACCCGTGGCTGCCGCGCCGCCCGCCGGGTGCAGCGGCGCTGGTCTGGGAGGCCGTCGAGGACTACCTGCGGCGCCCCTCCGACGTGCTGGAGACCGCGCGCACCGCCGTCGGCGACGTGCGGGCGACGGCGGTGCGCTGGGCCGGGGTGGCCGGTGGGCTGGCCGCGGCGCTGGCCCGGACGGCGGTCTCGCCGGCACCGGCCAGCTCCCTGAACGCCCCGATCGGCCGTCAGCGGCGGGTCGCGGTCGCCCGGGCGACCCTCGACGACCTGCGGGTCGTGCGGGCCGCGCACGGCGGCACGGTCAACGACGTGCTGCTCACCGTCATCACCGGCGCACTGCGCGAGTGGCTGCTGTCCCGGGGCGAGCCGGTCGTCAGCAGCACGACGGTGCGCGCGCTCGTGCCGGTGTCGGTGCGCGGTGAGGACGACGCCGCGGCGGGGGAGGTGCGGTCGTTCCTGGTCGACCTCCCCGTCGGCGAGCCCAACCCCCGGGTGCGGCTGACCCGGATCAGCTACGCCATGCGCGGCGTCGCGCCCAGCGGGCAGTCGGTCGGGGCGGGGACACTCAGCGCGCTGTCGGGCTTCGCGCCGCCCACGCTGCACGCCCTCGGCGCGCGGGCGGCCAGCGGGCTGTCCCGGCGGCTGTTCAACCTGGTGGTGATCAACGTGCCCGGCCCGCAGGTCCCGCTGTACGCCGGCGGTGCCCGGATGGCCGAGGTGTTCCCCGTCGTGCCGCTGGTGCGCGGGCAGGGCCTGGCGATCGGGCTGACCAGCTACGACGGGACGGTGTACGTGGGCCTCAACGGCGACCGCGACAGCGTCAGCGACGTCGACGTGCTGGCCGACCTGATCGAGCAGGAGGTCGGCCAGCTGGTCGAGGCGGCCACCGCCTGA
- a CDS encoding MFS transporter permease, with amino-acid sequence MSTAVASPTAAPARDRWFFRPVPLARIAVYRVIAYLFIPIDVFATTTFVRAHADVPTAWYQPMLVARLLHLPTPTHTVVLVVQWALVLTALAAATGRAPRVLGLTVFALYFEWMVIAMSYGKVDHDRFAFLVALAVLPTIGRAHVRDRRSSEAAGWAMACVLVAVMLTYFLAFWAKMRFGGWNWATGATLTWAVIRRGTPLSNWTLDVPWLLPASQWLMLAFEALTPLMLLVRRDRARIALVVFLLGFHVMVFAGVTIIFLPHCIAIVSILPWERLVGAHRRGAGTASPTSPLPG; translated from the coding sequence ATGAGCACCGCCGTGGCGAGCCCGACGGCCGCCCCCGCCCGCGACCGCTGGTTCTTCCGCCCCGTGCCGCTGGCCCGGATCGCGGTCTACCGGGTCATCGCCTACCTGTTCATCCCGATCGACGTGTTCGCCACCACGACGTTCGTGCGCGCGCACGCCGACGTGCCGACCGCCTGGTACCAGCCGATGCTGGTCGCCCGCCTGCTGCACCTGCCCACCCCGACGCACACGGTCGTGCTCGTCGTGCAGTGGGCGCTGGTGCTCACCGCCCTCGCCGCCGCGACCGGCCGCGCCCCGCGCGTGCTGGGGCTGACCGTCTTCGCCCTCTACTTCGAGTGGATGGTCATCGCGATGAGCTACGGGAAGGTGGACCACGACCGGTTCGCCTTCCTGGTCGCCCTGGCCGTGCTGCCCACCATCGGCCGGGCGCACGTCCGGGACCGGCGCTCCTCGGAGGCCGCCGGCTGGGCGATGGCCTGCGTGCTGGTGGCGGTGATGCTCACCTACTTCCTGGCCTTCTGGGCCAAGATGCGCTTCGGCGGCTGGAACTGGGCCACCGGCGCCACGCTGACCTGGGCGGTGATCCGCCGCGGCACCCCGCTGTCGAACTGGACGCTGGACGTGCCGTGGCTGCTGCCCGCATCCCAGTGGCTGATGCTGGCGTTCGAGGCGCTGACCCCGCTGATGCTGCTGGTCCGCCGCGACCGGGCCCGGATCGCCCTCGTGGTCTTCCTGCTCGGCTTCCACGTGATGGTCTTCGCCGGCGTGACGATCATCTTCCTGCCGCACTGCATCGCGATCGTCTCGATCCTGCCGTGGGAGCGGCTCGTCGGAGCACACCGCCGGGGAGCCGGCACCGCATCTCCGACGAGCCCGCTCCCGGGCTGA